A part of Chanos chanos chromosome 9, fChaCha1.1, whole genome shotgun sequence genomic DNA contains:
- the mlf2 gene encoding myeloid leukemia factor 2 isoform X1, with the protein MYRYPNEVDNSAYMMDPFAAHRQQMRSLFGPFGFEPFPLSPQIQHPRTHLQPQAGALAPFGMMGMGGGFMDMFGMMGGMLENMERMSGSPNCQTYSSSTIISYSSSDSGAPKVFQQTSELRTAPGGIRETRQSMRDSESGLERMAIGHHIGDRGHVMERSRNRRTGDREERQDFINLEESEAAAFDEEWRRETGRYPPPNARGLDYGRDRRAGAGQQLALTAPPSSSPSPAPRHDSPRHPPPHSRPRYDW; encoded by the exons atgtatcGGTACCCTAATGAAGTTGATAACAGCGCTTACATGAT GGATCCTTTTGCGGCCCACAGACAACAGATGAGGAGTCTGTTTGGTCCGTTTGGGTTTGAGCCTTTTCCACTGAGCCCACAGATTCAGCATCCGCGGACACACCTGCAG ccgcAGGCTGGCGCCCTGGCTCCCTTTGGAATGATGGGAATG gGAGGAGGCTTTATGGACATGTTTGGAATGATGGGCGGAATGTTGGAGAACAtg GAGCGGATGTCCGGCTCTCCTAACTGTCAGACCTACTCTTCCTCCACCATCATCTCATACTCTTCCTCTGACTCCGGCGCTCCCAAAGTCTTCCAGCAGACCAGCGAACTCCGCACTGCACCGGGAGgg ATCCGTGAGACGCGTCAGTCCATGCGGGACAGCGAGAGCGGTTTAGAGCGCATGGCGATCGGTCATCACATCGGGGACAGAGGTCACGTGATGGAACGTTCCAGAAACCGACGCACGGGcgacagagaggagaggcaggACTTCATCAATCTggaagaga gtgaggCGGCTGCGTTCGATGAGGAGTGGAGGAGGGAAACCGGCCGGTACCCGCCTCCCAACGCCCGGGGGCTGGACTACGGGCGTGACCGTAGAGCAGGGGCGGGGCAGCAGCTGGCTCTCACTGCTCCACCAAGCTCCTCCCCTTCTCCCGCCCCCAGACATGACTCACCGCGCCACCCCCCGCCCCACTCCCGCCCGCGCTACGACTGGTGA
- the cdc42l gene encoding cell division cycle 42, like encodes MQTIKCVVVGDGAVGKTCLLISYTTNKFPSEYVPTVFDNYAVTVMIGGEPYTLGLFDTAGQEDYDRLRPLSYPQTDVFLVCFSVVSPSSFENVKEKWVPEISHHCPRTPFLLVGTQVDLRDDSNTVEKLAKNKQRPITPESGDKLARDLRAVKYVECSALTQRGLKNVFDEAILAALEPPETKPKKRCVLL; translated from the exons atGCAGACTATAAAGTGTGTGGTTGTAGGGGATGGTGCAGTGGGGAAGACTTGTCTTCTGATATCATACACGACCAACAAATTCCCCTCGGAATACGTTCCCACG GTCTTTGATAACTATGCTGTTACAGTCATGATCGGAGGGGAGCCCTACACCCTCGGGCTTTTCGACACAGCAG GTCAGGAAGATTACGACAGACTGCGACCCCTCAGTTACCCTCAGACAGACGTCTTTCTCGTCTGTTTCTCAGTCgtgtctccctcctccttcGAGAACGTAAAAGAAAAG tggGTGCCGGAGATCTCTCACCACTGTCCCCGAACGCCCTTCCTCCTGGTGGGGACGCAGGTGGATCTGAGAGACGACAGCAACACCGTGGAGAAGCTGGCCAAGAACAAGCAGCGGCCCATCACGCCCGAGAGCGGGGACAAGCTCGCCCGAGACCTCCGAGCGGTCAAATACGTCGAGTGCTCCGCCTTGACGCAG agaggactgaAGAATGTCTTTGATGAGGCTATCCTGGCTGCACTTGAACCTCCCGAGACGAAACCCAAGAAACGTTGCGTGCTGTTGTAG
- the mlf2 gene encoding myeloid leukemia factor 2 isoform X2, with amino-acid sequence MYRYPNEVDNSAYMMDPFAAHRQQMRSLFGPFGFEPFPLSPQIQHPRTHLQAGALAPFGMMGMGGGFMDMFGMMGGMLENMERMSGSPNCQTYSSSTIISYSSSDSGAPKVFQQTSELRTAPGGIRETRQSMRDSESGLERMAIGHHIGDRGHVMERSRNRRTGDREERQDFINLEESEAAAFDEEWRRETGRYPPPNARGLDYGRDRRAGAGQQLALTAPPSSSPSPAPRHDSPRHPPPHSRPRYDW; translated from the exons atgtatcGGTACCCTAATGAAGTTGATAACAGCGCTTACATGAT GGATCCTTTTGCGGCCCACAGACAACAGATGAGGAGTCTGTTTGGTCCGTTTGGGTTTGAGCCTTTTCCACTGAGCCCACAGATTCAGCATCCGCGGACACACCTGCAG GCTGGCGCCCTGGCTCCCTTTGGAATGATGGGAATG gGAGGAGGCTTTATGGACATGTTTGGAATGATGGGCGGAATGTTGGAGAACAtg GAGCGGATGTCCGGCTCTCCTAACTGTCAGACCTACTCTTCCTCCACCATCATCTCATACTCTTCCTCTGACTCCGGCGCTCCCAAAGTCTTCCAGCAGACCAGCGAACTCCGCACTGCACCGGGAGgg ATCCGTGAGACGCGTCAGTCCATGCGGGACAGCGAGAGCGGTTTAGAGCGCATGGCGATCGGTCATCACATCGGGGACAGAGGTCACGTGATGGAACGTTCCAGAAACCGACGCACGGGcgacagagaggagaggcaggACTTCATCAATCTggaagaga gtgaggCGGCTGCGTTCGATGAGGAGTGGAGGAGGGAAACCGGCCGGTACCCGCCTCCCAACGCCCGGGGGCTGGACTACGGGCGTGACCGTAGAGCAGGGGCGGGGCAGCAGCTGGCTCTCACTGCTCCACCAAGCTCCTCCCCTTCTCCCGCCCCCAGACATGACTCACCGCGCCACCCCCCGCCCCACTCCCGCCCGCGCTACGACTGGTGA